One segment of Thermococcus sp. DNA contains the following:
- a CDS encoding roadblock/LC7 domain-containing protein: MFENVIADLLRVDGVKGVAIVSKDGLLIEGQASDRTIDVENVAAMVATIYGTSLNVSKEVFHEEAVDMVTLESPKGKIITVEAGENAVLTVLTDPKVNLGLVRIYLKRNAQKVASML; this comes from the coding sequence GATGGGGTTAAGGGAGTTGCCATAGTGAGCAAGGATGGTCTCCTCATAGAAGGGCAAGCCAGTGACAGGACAATAGATGTTGAAAACGTTGCCGCTATGGTCGCTACAATCTACGGTACATCGCTCAACGTTTCAAAGGAAGTTTTCCACGAAGAGGCCGTTGACATGGTAACTCTTGAGTCTCCGAAGGGCAAGATAATAACCGTTGAAGCCGGTGAAAACGCAGTCCTTACTGTTTTAACTGATCCAAAGGTTAACCTGGGTCTGGTCAGGATATACCTGAAGAGGAACGCACAGAAAGTTGCTTCAATGCTCTGA